In a genomic window of Stigmatella aurantiaca:
- a CDS encoding RedB protein, with product MEKGRTPARPRWVLAVLGVVWCGAVLGGMTALARYSNTAGPVAEPPARLPPDSALRAAPGRFLLVMLAHPMCPCTRASLTELEAVMAHAGGRADAHVLFLRPEHAEAGWEEGALWQRAAAIPGVTVHKDAGGVEAQRFGATTSGHVVLFDAAGRLRFSGGITGSRGHEGDNSGRAAVEALLRAEEGRARHPVYGCALEDAAPLVAGGSTP from the coding sequence ATGGAGAAGGGAAGGACCCCGGCGCGCCCGCGGTGGGTGCTCGCCGTGCTGGGCGTGGTGTGGTGCGGGGCGGTGCTGGGCGGGATGACGGCGCTGGCCCGCTACTCGAACACCGCGGGCCCCGTGGCCGAGCCGCCCGCGCGCCTGCCCCCGGACAGCGCGCTGCGCGCCGCGCCGGGCCGCTTCCTGCTGGTGATGCTGGCGCACCCGATGTGCCCGTGTACCCGCGCGAGCCTCACGGAGCTGGAGGCGGTGATGGCGCACGCGGGCGGGCGCGCGGACGCGCACGTGCTCTTCCTGCGCCCCGAGCACGCGGAGGCCGGGTGGGAAGAGGGCGCGCTGTGGCAGCGCGCCGCGGCCATCCCCGGCGTCACCGTGCACAAGGACGCGGGGGGCGTGGAGGCCCAGCGCTTCGGGGCCACCACCTCGGGCCACGTGGTGCTCTTCGATGCGGCGGGGCGCCTGCGCTTCAGCGGCGGCATCACCGGCTCGCGGGGCCACGAGGGCGACAACTCCGGCCGGGCCGCGGTCGAGGCGCTGCTCCGCGCGGAGGAGGGCCGGGCGCGGCACCCCGTCTACGGCTGTGCCCTGGAGGATGCCGCGCCGCTCGTCGCCGGAGGCTCCACGCCATGA
- a CDS encoding phosphatase PAP2 family protein encodes MTSRSSNSAGAKWVPWLITLLGVGQLLFVMAVGRLRWEHVAADLLIVGLAWAGPSSRSFLLRGGLALWFTGMLMDNQWLWLSLRGPVHSGDLWDLEHALFPAPGDTTWPAYFATRTHPVLDLLCGFSYAAYIYEVILVVLLFFFRKHPRFGQACWAFLAVNFIGVITYMVYPAAPPWYVMQYGHGPVDLLAAPSPAGTARFDALLGINYFAKFYARSPNVFGAMPSLHVAYPVMMTWQLWSLGRAWRVGAAAFAALVAFSALYLQHHYILDVVGGVVAALLACALVEFAFSRRESPAIAPAPLLPGGDSRV; translated from the coding sequence ATGACCTCCCGCTCGTCAAATAGCGCCGGTGCGAAGTGGGTGCCCTGGCTCATCACCCTGTTGGGGGTGGGCCAGCTCCTCTTCGTCATGGCGGTGGGCCGGCTGCGCTGGGAGCACGTCGCGGCGGACCTGTTGATCGTGGGGCTGGCCTGGGCCGGCCCCTCGTCACGGTCCTTCCTGCTGCGGGGCGGCCTGGCGCTCTGGTTCACCGGCATGCTCATGGACAACCAGTGGCTCTGGTTGAGCCTGCGGGGGCCCGTGCACTCAGGGGACTTGTGGGACCTGGAGCACGCGCTCTTTCCCGCCCCCGGTGACACCACGTGGCCCGCGTACTTCGCCACCCGCACCCACCCGGTGCTGGACCTGCTGTGCGGCTTCTCCTACGCGGCCTACATCTACGAGGTCATCCTCGTCGTCTTGCTGTTCTTCTTCCGCAAGCACCCGCGCTTCGGCCAGGCTTGCTGGGCGTTTCTGGCGGTCAACTTCATCGGGGTCATCACCTACATGGTCTACCCCGCCGCCCCGCCCTGGTACGTGATGCAGTATGGCCATGGTCCCGTGGACCTCTTGGCCGCCCCCAGCCCGGCTGGAACGGCGCGTTTCGACGCGCTGCTGGGCATCAACTACTTCGCGAAATTCTACGCACGCAGCCCCAACGTCTTCGGAGCCATGCCCTCGCTGCACGTCGCCTACCCCGTGATGATGACCTGGCAGCTGTGGAGCCTGGGGCGGGCGTGGCGCGTGGGGGCAGCGGCCTTCGCGGCCCTGGTGGCCTTCTCGGCACTGTACCTGCAGCATCACTACATTCTGGATGTGGTGGGCGGTGTGGTGGCGGCGCTGCTGGCGTGCGCGTTAGTGGAGTTTGCATTTTCCCGGCGTGAATCTCCGGCCATCGCGCCCGCACCTCTCCTGCCCGGAGGAGACAGCCGTGTTTGA
- a CDS encoding pyridoxamine 5'-phosphate oxidase family protein: MANKTEQDVVAHLGELIQDIKVAMMTTVEEDGSLRSRPMWTQNRPFDGKLWFFTREHSAKVDEVEHDHHVSLAYSEPSKSRFVSVSGRCQLVTDKAKAAQLWDPTLKAWFPDGLEDPELSLLCITVEKAEYWDTPNSRMVQLIGFVKATLTGDTYKPGDHQKVDVAGSSTPSMH, from the coding sequence ATGGCCAACAAGACGGAGCAGGACGTGGTCGCGCACCTGGGGGAGCTGATCCAAGACATCAAGGTCGCGATGATGACGACGGTGGAGGAGGACGGCAGCTTGCGCTCGCGGCCGATGTGGACCCAGAACCGCCCGTTCGACGGCAAGCTCTGGTTCTTCACCCGCGAGCACTCGGCCAAGGTGGACGAGGTGGAGCACGACCACCACGTGAGCCTCGCCTACTCGGAGCCCTCCAAGTCGCGCTTCGTGTCGGTGAGCGGCCGCTGCCAGCTCGTGACCGACAAGGCGAAGGCGGCCCAGCTGTGGGATCCGACGCTCAAGGCCTGGTTCCCGGACGGGCTGGAGGACCCCGAGCTGTCGCTGCTGTGCATCACCGTGGAGAAGGCCGAGTACTGGGACACGCCCAACAGCCGCATGGTGCAGCTCATCGGCTTCGTGAAGGCCACGCTCACCGGAGATACATACAAACCGGGAGATCACCAGAAGGTGGATGTTGCAGGGAGCTCCACCCCCTCAATGCACTGA
- a CDS encoding response regulator: MNERLNVLVVDDEYPVLVTAAAILSEDFRVMTATNADAAMKLLSQHTFDVLCTDFNMPGRNGIQLLREATAAQPHLSGVLVTGHREYLEKRDKYDAQGLYYLLIKPYQPSQLVDLIHRAAESSRLKRMMSSLSSELGAWKRVL, encoded by the coding sequence ATGAACGAGCGGCTCAATGTCCTGGTGGTGGATGACGAGTACCCGGTCCTCGTCACCGCGGCCGCCATTCTCTCCGAGGATTTCCGGGTCATGACGGCCACGAACGCGGACGCGGCGATGAAGCTGCTCTCGCAGCACACGTTCGACGTGCTGTGCACGGACTTCAACATGCCGGGCCGCAACGGCATCCAGCTGTTGCGCGAGGCCACCGCCGCCCAGCCGCACCTGTCGGGCGTGCTCGTCACCGGCCACCGCGAGTACCTGGAGAAGCGCGACAAGTATGACGCGCAGGGGCTCTACTACCTGCTCATCAAGCCCTACCAGCCCTCGCAGCTCGTGGACTTGATTCACCGCGCGGCGGAGTCCTCGCGGCTCAAGCGGATGATGAGCTCGCTGTCGAGCGAGCTGGGCGCCTGGAAGCGGGTGCTGTGA
- a CDS encoding protein-tyrosine phosphatase family protein: protein MSVSLLRDVHHVPGVRGWVRKQVLRSVARVVEWTTKLPGQGLNISQVEDWLWVGGSVSRAQYGALAARGITAVIDLRAERCDDEAALAALGIELLRLPVVDRYPPSVAQLRQGVEWALPRVAAGGRLYAHCEHGVGRGPLMGLAVMVARGWEAHEAYRKLRKARWQSTLNDRQLEGLADFTSAWTSPPEQARARLG from the coding sequence GTGAGTGTGTCGTTGTTGAGGGATGTGCACCACGTGCCGGGGGTGCGGGGCTGGGTGCGCAAGCAGGTGCTGCGCTCGGTGGCGCGCGTGGTGGAGTGGACCACGAAGCTGCCCGGGCAGGGGCTGAACATCTCCCAGGTGGAGGACTGGCTGTGGGTGGGCGGCTCGGTGTCGCGCGCGCAGTACGGGGCGCTGGCGGCCCGGGGCATCACCGCGGTCATCGACTTGCGCGCCGAGCGCTGTGACGACGAGGCGGCGCTGGCGGCCCTCGGCATCGAGCTGTTGCGGCTGCCCGTGGTGGACCGCTACCCGCCCTCGGTGGCGCAGCTCCGGCAAGGCGTGGAGTGGGCCCTGCCCCGGGTGGCGGCCGGCGGGCGGCTCTATGCCCACTGCGAGCACGGCGTGGGCCGGGGCCCCCTCATGGGGCTGGCGGTGATGGTGGCGCGGGGCTGGGAGGCGCACGAGGCCTACCGGAAGCTGCGCAAGGCGCGCTGGCAGTCGACGCTGAACGACCGGCAGCTGGAAGGGCTCGCGGACTTCACCAGCGCCTGGACGTCCCCACCGGAGCAAGCCCGGGCCCGCCTGGGCTAG
- a CDS encoding DUF1579 domain-containing protein: MAKRSFEESQAEGGAHHRLAQLAGQYEGTTRLWFEPDRLADESPCRGTLRPVAGGRFLLHEYEGSFQGKPLSGMAFIAYHLDMDRYEVAWLDSFHTGTSLMFSTGAGSRPGLAVLGSYGAPSGPPWGWRTEIHQPSAEALVITHYNIPPEGQGPESKAVETVYRRVSAP, translated from the coding sequence ATGGCCAAGCGTTCCTTCGAGGAGTCCCAGGCGGAGGGTGGCGCCCACCACCGGCTGGCCCAGCTCGCCGGCCAGTACGAGGGCACGACGCGGCTGTGGTTCGAGCCGGACCGGCTCGCCGATGAGTCCCCGTGCCGCGGCACCCTGCGCCCCGTGGCCGGGGGGCGGTTCCTGCTGCACGAGTACGAGGGTTCGTTCCAGGGCAAGCCGCTCTCCGGCATGGCCTTCATCGCCTACCACCTGGACATGGACCGCTACGAGGTGGCGTGGCTCGACAGCTTCCACACCGGCACCTCCCTGATGTTCTCCACGGGGGCGGGTTCCCGCCCGGGGCTCGCCGTGCTGGGCAGCTACGGGGCGCCCTCGGGGCCGCCGTGGGGCTGGCGCACGGAGATCCACCAGCCCAGCGCGGAGGCGCTCGTCATCACCCACTACAACATTCCGCCCGAGGGCCAGGGGCCGGAGAGCAAGGCCGTGGAGACGGTGTACCGCCGCGTGTCCGCCCCCTGA
- a CDS encoding inositol-3-phosphate synthase — MDKKVRAVSKPEGKLAILLPGLGAVSTTLIAGVELVRQGKGLPVGSLTQMGTARLGKRTDGRTVKLNELVPLTSLNDVVFGAWDIISENAAQVAERSGVLTKEHQEQVRPALEKIVPKKGVHNPEFVRRIAANHIKDTKTHRESIEALRQDIRDFKKELGAKRAVMIVCASVETFTGTPAATQSLAALEKALDANDASINPTLLYAYAALKEGVPFANATPNTSVDTPALQELSRQENVPVAGRDLKSGQTMMKTVIAPSLKARMLGLEGWFSTNILGNRDGEVLDDPAAFKAKEVTKSGVLDTILQPELYPELYGKVSHKVSIHYYPPRGDAKEGWDNIDIFGWLNYPMQLKINFLCRDSILAAPLVLDIALFMDLAKRLEWKGIQEWMSFYFKSPMAQPGLQPEHDLFIQLTKLKNTLRVVAGEEPITHLGLDYYGDDLPLVK, encoded by the coding sequence ATGGATAAGAAGGTCAGGGCAGTCTCCAAGCCCGAGGGCAAGCTGGCGATTCTGCTGCCGGGTCTCGGTGCGGTCTCCACCACGCTCATCGCGGGCGTCGAACTGGTGCGCCAGGGCAAGGGCCTGCCGGTGGGTTCGCTGACCCAGATGGGCACGGCGCGCCTGGGCAAGCGGACCGATGGGCGCACGGTGAAGCTCAACGAGCTGGTGCCCCTCACCTCCCTGAACGACGTCGTGTTTGGCGCCTGGGACATCATCAGCGAGAACGCGGCGCAGGTGGCCGAGCGCTCCGGCGTGCTGACCAAGGAGCACCAGGAGCAGGTGCGCCCCGCCCTGGAGAAGATCGTCCCCAAGAAGGGCGTGCACAACCCCGAGTTCGTGCGCCGCATCGCCGCCAACCACATCAAGGACACGAAGACGCACCGCGAGAGCATCGAGGCGCTGCGCCAGGACATCCGCGACTTCAAGAAGGAGCTCGGGGCCAAGCGCGCGGTGATGATCGTCTGCGCCTCGGTGGAGACCTTCACGGGCACGCCCGCGGCCACGCAGTCGCTCGCGGCGCTGGAGAAGGCGCTGGATGCGAACGACGCGTCCATCAACCCCACGCTGCTCTACGCGTACGCGGCCCTGAAGGAGGGCGTGCCCTTCGCCAACGCCACGCCGAACACCTCGGTGGACACCCCGGCGCTGCAGGAGCTCTCGCGCCAGGAGAACGTGCCGGTGGCGGGACGTGACCTCAAGAGCGGCCAGACGATGATGAAGACGGTCATCGCCCCCTCGCTCAAGGCGCGCATGCTGGGCCTGGAGGGGTGGTTCTCCACCAACATCCTGGGCAACCGCGACGGCGAGGTGCTGGATGATCCGGCGGCCTTCAAGGCCAAGGAAGTCACCAAGTCGGGCGTGCTGGACACCATCCTGCAGCCGGAGCTCTACCCGGAGCTCTACGGCAAGGTGAGCCACAAGGTCTCCATCCACTACTACCCGCCGCGCGGCGACGCGAAGGAGGGGTGGGACAACATCGACATCTTCGGCTGGCTGAACTACCCCATGCAGCTGAAGATCAACTTCCTGTGCCGCGACTCCATCCTGGCCGCGCCGCTGGTGCTGGACATCGCGCTGTTCATGGACCTGGCCAAGCGCCTGGAGTGGAAGGGCATCCAGGAGTGGATGTCGTTCTACTTCAAGAGCCCGATGGCGCAGCCGGGCCTGCAGCCGGAGCACGACCTGTTCATCCAGCTGACGAAGCTGAAGAACACGCTGCGCGTCGTCGCGGGCGAGGAGCCCATCACCCACCTCGGACTCGACTATTACGGAGATGACCTCCCGCTCGTCAAATAG
- a CDS encoding CARDB domain-containing protein, producing MQRIVGKAVIGMVAMMGAVGCGTPEEPADTSLAESLQAVAVTDGPDFIVKSVKGPASVQDGADFTATVTVCNQGTQGGHTDIGLYLSVDAVISVPTNPGPYTDQPAGMAPSDFLEPGACQTLSVPGQALVLTEGAYYLGAAADPLGYVPEIRETNNTRTGNRLGIGAAPDFIISDVSGPASAQVSEPFTASIRVCNQGTVSRGTVVALYLSEDTVISVPQSPSPYTDQFLGAVMVDSLEPGACRTVSVPADAALSAEEGAYYLGAVADPGNGETEFLEDNNAKAGSRLGLGQRPDFIVSKLTGPASAEVGQPFVASVTVCNQGTEGGETDVTLYLSEDKVITASTPEQPGDALVAPPQTAGWLEPGQCRALSMPAQAGGVPEGAYYLGAVVNGYHGSPELIADNNTKVGNRFGVGVGADFVVTQVSGPTGAERHAGIAASVTVCNQGTRHGGTEVEVYLSTDTSITVAHPPGPASDFLLGGTFVPEMEPGQCQTVAVQGQAPFDGAYHLGAAVDPWNTFTELIEDNNVKVGSRVGVGDAPDFVVTQVSGPASIAPGQDFQAAVTVCNQGTRGGGTDVALVLSQDTVITVSQPPSGGEDAWVGQAWVEHLQPGMCQTVSVQGMAHFAQRSVAYLGAVVNAYQSLEELIRDNNTKAGAQVGIGHGPDFVVTKVTGPARVTRDMPLSASVTVCNQGTSGGHTDVALYLSEDAILTPPSPYRPSWEPQVAHQFTNYLEPGGCQVLSLLGSVWVEPGAYYLAALANPQQWDGELLQANNTKVGKTVSITH from the coding sequence GTGCAACGAATCGTTGGGAAGGCAGTGATTGGCATGGTGGCCATGATGGGCGCCGTGGGCTGTGGAACGCCGGAGGAACCGGCGGACACCTCGCTGGCGGAGAGCCTCCAGGCCGTGGCCGTGACGGATGGGCCGGACTTCATCGTGAAGAGCGTGAAGGGGCCCGCGAGCGTGCAGGACGGCGCGGACTTCACCGCCACGGTGACGGTCTGCAACCAGGGGACCCAGGGGGGCCACACGGACATCGGGCTGTACCTCTCCGTGGATGCGGTCATCAGCGTGCCCACGAACCCGGGTCCCTACACGGATCAGCCCGCGGGGATGGCGCCGTCGGACTTCCTGGAGCCGGGCGCCTGCCAGACGCTGAGCGTGCCAGGGCAGGCCCTGGTGCTCACCGAAGGGGCCTACTACCTGGGCGCCGCCGCGGATCCGCTCGGGTACGTTCCGGAGATCCGGGAGACCAACAACACCCGGACGGGCAACCGCCTGGGCATCGGGGCCGCGCCGGACTTCATCATCTCGGACGTCTCGGGGCCCGCCAGTGCCCAGGTCAGCGAGCCCTTCACCGCCTCCATCCGGGTGTGCAACCAGGGCACCGTGTCCCGGGGCACCGTGGTGGCGCTCTACCTGTCCGAGGACACGGTCATCTCGGTTCCGCAGTCCCCCAGCCCGTATACGGATCAGTTCCTGGGCGCGGTGATGGTCGATAGCCTGGAGCCGGGGGCGTGCCGGACCGTGTCCGTGCCGGCGGACGCCGCCTTGAGTGCCGAGGAAGGGGCGTATTACCTGGGCGCCGTGGCGGATCCGGGCAATGGCGAGACCGAGTTCCTCGAGGACAACAACGCGAAGGCGGGCAGCCGCCTGGGCCTGGGCCAGCGGCCCGACTTCATCGTCTCCAAGCTCACGGGGCCCGCCAGCGCCGAGGTGGGCCAGCCGTTCGTGGCCTCGGTGACGGTGTGCAACCAGGGCACGGAGGGCGGCGAGACCGATGTGACGCTGTACCTCTCCGAGGACAAGGTCATCACCGCGTCCACCCCGGAGCAGCCGGGCGATGCGCTCGTGGCACCGCCCCAGACCGCGGGCTGGCTGGAGCCGGGACAGTGCCGGGCCCTGTCCATGCCCGCCCAAGCGGGCGGGGTGCCCGAGGGCGCGTATTACCTGGGGGCCGTGGTGAACGGGTACCACGGCTCTCCCGAGCTCATCGCGGACAACAACACCAAGGTGGGCAACCGGTTCGGTGTGGGCGTGGGGGCTGACTTCGTCGTCACCCAGGTGAGCGGGCCCACGGGCGCCGAGCGGCATGCGGGCATCGCCGCCTCGGTGACGGTGTGCAACCAGGGGACGCGTCATGGCGGCACGGAGGTGGAGGTGTATCTGTCCACGGACACCTCCATCACGGTGGCGCACCCGCCGGGGCCTGCCTCGGATTTCCTGCTGGGAGGGACCTTCGTGCCCGAGATGGAACCGGGGCAGTGCCAGACGGTGGCCGTGCAGGGGCAGGCGCCTTTTGACGGCGCGTACCACCTGGGCGCCGCGGTGGATCCGTGGAACACCTTCACCGAGCTCATCGAGGACAACAACGTGAAGGTGGGCAGCCGGGTGGGCGTGGGCGACGCGCCGGACTTCGTCGTGACCCAGGTGAGTGGCCCGGCGAGCATCGCGCCCGGGCAGGACTTCCAGGCCGCGGTGACGGTGTGCAACCAGGGCACGCGCGGCGGCGGCACCGATGTGGCGCTGGTCCTGTCCCAGGACACGGTCATCACCGTGAGTCAGCCGCCGTCCGGAGGAGAGGATGCGTGGGTGGGCCAGGCGTGGGTGGAGCACCTCCAGCCCGGCATGTGCCAGACGGTGTCCGTGCAGGGGATGGCCCACTTCGCTCAGCGCAGCGTCGCCTACCTGGGCGCCGTGGTGAATGCGTACCAGAGCCTCGAGGAGCTGATCCGCGACAACAACACGAAGGCGGGCGCCCAGGTGGGCATTGGCCATGGCCCCGACTTCGTCGTCACCAAGGTGACCGGGCCCGCCCGCGTGACGCGGGACATGCCCCTGTCGGCCTCGGTGACGGTGTGCAACCAGGGCACGAGCGGCGGCCACACCGACGTGGCGCTGTACCTGTCCGAGGATGCCATCCTCACCCCGCCGTCGCCCTACCGGCCGTCGTGGGAGCCGCAGGTGGCGCACCAGTTCACCAACTACCTCGAGCCGGGGGGCTGCCAGGTGCTGTCCCTGCTGGGCAGCGTGTGGGTGGAGCCGGGGGCCTACTACCTCGCGGCCCTGGCCAACCCCCAGCAGTGGGACGGCGAGCTGCTCCAGGCCAACAACACCAAGGTGGGCAAGACCGTCTCCATTACCCACTGA
- a CDS encoding OsmC family protein, whose translation MNSTELRALQAPLKDKYRAEPAAAVVTLKAQGTLDSQSIACKVETGRALAAAGLHPATGGSGLELCSGDMLLEALVACAGVTLKAVSTALEIPLRQGTVRAEGDLDFRGTLGVDKTAPVGFKAIRLSFELDTDAPQEKIDQLLKLTERYCVVFQTLNHRPELSAEVRKR comes from the coding sequence ATGAACTCGACGGAACTCCGCGCCCTCCAGGCCCCCCTCAAGGACAAGTACCGCGCCGAACCGGCCGCGGCGGTCGTCACCCTCAAGGCGCAGGGCACGCTCGACAGCCAGTCCATCGCCTGCAAGGTGGAGACGGGCCGGGCGCTCGCGGCCGCGGGGCTGCACCCGGCCACGGGCGGCTCGGGCCTCGAGCTGTGCTCGGGGGACATGCTCCTGGAGGCGCTCGTGGCCTGCGCGGGGGTAACGCTCAAGGCCGTCTCCACGGCGCTGGAGATTCCGCTGCGCCAGGGCACGGTGCGGGCCGAGGGGGACCTCGACTTCCGGGGCACGCTGGGCGTGGACAAGACGGCGCCGGTGGGCTTCAAGGCCATCCGGCTCTCGTTCGAGCTCGACACCGATGCGCCCCAGGAGAAGATCGACCAGCTCCTGAAGCTCACCGAGCGCTACTGCGTCGTGTTCCAGACCCTGAACCACCGTCCGGAGCTCAGCGCCGAGGTCCGCAAGCGCTGA
- a CDS encoding GtrA family protein translates to MLASAYFIGGLLVFSIRCLFKGVPQDEETLKRGSTVLVGMFLRHYFFWIIQPLWAVVYRSGLPANALSMLSGLLGVSSGVAVAAGRFALGGWLFLAAGILDVMDGRIARLRKEANPAGAALDSVLDRYVDSAMLMGLAWYYRDTWVLLPVLMALLGTSLVPYVRARGEGLGINIRGGAMQRLERVLFLGAGVALSPIFEAIWFPEQKHPIHWLAVIGMVFVAVMSNVTALSRFRTLVNALAPPPATPRKRSGLSLFGFNAAAGAIATAVDFGAVLGMVEGLKFSPVAATALGCVLGGVVNYTLNRLITFRSRGAVAPQVARYTLVSATSAMLNAGGVALLTLHPQLAYTLGWWLARGAVYFAWNLPLQRDYVFNDPPEALMERPHAA, encoded by the coding sequence ATGCTGGCGAGCGCCTATTTCATTGGCGGCCTGCTGGTGTTCTCCATCCGTTGCCTCTTCAAGGGCGTGCCCCAGGACGAGGAGACGCTCAAGCGCGGCAGCACCGTGCTGGTGGGCATGTTCCTGCGGCACTACTTCTTCTGGATCATCCAGCCGCTGTGGGCGGTGGTGTACCGCTCGGGGCTGCCGGCCAACGCGCTGTCCATGCTCTCGGGCCTGCTCGGGGTGTCCTCCGGCGTGGCGGTGGCCGCGGGGCGCTTCGCGCTGGGCGGCTGGCTGTTCCTGGCGGCAGGCATCCTGGACGTGATGGACGGGCGCATCGCCCGGCTGCGCAAGGAGGCCAACCCCGCCGGCGCCGCGCTGGACTCGGTGCTGGACCGGTACGTGGACTCGGCCATGCTCATGGGCCTGGCCTGGTACTACCGGGACACGTGGGTGCTGCTGCCCGTGCTGATGGCGCTGCTGGGCACCTCGCTCGTGCCGTACGTGCGCGCCCGTGGGGAAGGCCTGGGCATCAACATCCGCGGCGGGGCCATGCAGCGCCTGGAGCGGGTGCTCTTCCTGGGCGCCGGCGTGGCGCTCTCGCCCATCTTCGAGGCCATCTGGTTCCCCGAGCAGAAGCACCCCATCCACTGGCTGGCGGTGATTGGCATGGTGTTCGTGGCGGTGATGAGCAACGTGACGGCGCTCTCGCGCTTCCGCACGCTCGTCAACGCGCTGGCGCCGCCGCCGGCCACCCCGCGCAAGCGCTCGGGCCTGTCCCTGTTCGGCTTCAATGCCGCGGCGGGCGCCATCGCCACGGCGGTGGACTTCGGCGCGGTGCTGGGCATGGTGGAGGGGCTGAAGTTCTCCCCGGTGGCGGCCACGGCGCTGGGCTGCGTGCTGGGCGGGGTGGTGAACTACACCCTCAACCGGCTGATTACCTTCCGGAGCCGGGGCGCGGTGGCCCCGCAGGTGGCGCGGTACACGCTGGTGAGTGCCACCAGCGCGATGTTGAACGCGGGAGGCGTGGCGCTGCTCACGCTGCACCCGCAGCTGGCGTATACCCTGGGATGGTGGCTGGCACGCGGGGCGGTGTATTTCGCGTGGAATCTCCCCCTTCAGCGGGACTACGTCTTCAATGACCCGCCGGAGGCGCTCATGGAGCGCCCGCATGCGGCATGA
- a CDS encoding DUF72 domain-containing protein yields the protein MVRFGPAGWTYKDWEGLVYPKPKPKGFQPLEAMASLFDAVEINTSFYQPIRPHNAHVWLERTEANPHFRFTAKLWRRFTHERTSPWTAEEVRWARVGLGVLHAAGRLGAVLVQFPWSFRNTPESRDWVDGLVGAFEGLPLVLEVRHASWNEPSYYAELVERGLGFVNIDQPLFKNSLAPSARATAAVGYVRVHGRNAKDWFRQGAAPIERYDYLYSAGELAPWAGRTKEIAQHPRVQDVYVITNNHARGKGVVNALMLQAMVTGQKVSAPEGLLREYPEALGPYVRPEPSPEP from the coding sequence ATGGTCCGGTTTGGCCCCGCGGGGTGGACATATAAGGACTGGGAAGGGCTCGTCTATCCGAAGCCCAAGCCCAAGGGTTTCCAGCCCCTGGAGGCCATGGCCTCGCTGTTCGATGCGGTTGAAATCAATACCTCCTTTTACCAGCCCATCCGTCCGCACAACGCTCACGTGTGGCTGGAACGCACGGAAGCCAATCCGCACTTCCGCTTCACCGCGAAACTCTGGCGGCGCTTCACCCACGAGCGCACCTCGCCCTGGACGGCGGAGGAGGTGAGGTGGGCGCGTGTGGGACTCGGCGTGCTGCACGCGGCGGGGCGGCTGGGGGCGGTGCTGGTGCAGTTCCCCTGGTCCTTCCGCAACACCCCGGAGAGCCGGGACTGGGTGGACGGGCTCGTGGGCGCGTTCGAGGGGCTGCCGCTGGTGCTGGAGGTGCGGCACGCCTCGTGGAACGAGCCCTCGTACTACGCGGAGCTGGTGGAGCGGGGGCTGGGCTTCGTGAACATCGACCAGCCGCTGTTCAAGAACTCGCTGGCCCCCAGCGCCCGGGCCACCGCGGCGGTGGGCTACGTGCGCGTGCACGGGCGCAACGCCAAGGACTGGTTCCGGCAGGGCGCGGCGCCCATCGAGCGCTACGACTACCTCTACTCGGCCGGGGAGCTGGCCCCGTGGGCCGGGCGCACGAAGGAGATCGCCCAGCACCCGCGGGTGCAGGACGTGTACGTCATCACCAACAACCACGCCCGGGGCAAGGGCGTGGTGAATGCCCTGATGCTCCAGGCGATGGTGACGGGCCAGAAGGTGAGCGCCCCGGAGGGGCTGCTGCGCGAGTACCCCGAGGCGCTGGGGCCCTACGTGCGGCCAGAGCCCTCACCGGAGCCCTGA